Sequence from the Meriones unguiculatus strain TT.TT164.6M chromosome 5, Bangor_MerUng_6.1, whole genome shotgun sequence genome:
atttgccaGGCATGCCGGCAGCCCTGTATACAATCCACGGTGCCACACAAGTTGGAAGTGGTGGTTCACGCTTGTGATACTAGCGCTCAGGAGGCGggagcaagaggatcagaaggcCAAGGTCCTTCTTCAGCACGtaacaagtttgaagccagcctggcctgcatgaGGCTGTATCTAGCCTGGCCTGCATGAGGCTGTATCTAAAAGAACAAACAGGGCCACCGATACAGCTCAGCCAATAAAAGCAATTGCTATGCAAGTGTGCCAACCTGAGGTCAGTCCCTGGTATGTACAAGGGAACTAAGTGGTCCTCTGACCGCCACACCCGAGCCGTGGTACTGGAATACCAGCGCGCCcgcgcgcacacgcgcgcacacacacacacacacacacacactcatgcacacgtATACCAATAATGAGAAATGCTATCTCCTGTACATCCTGGCAGATGGTTTCACACAAAGGACACAGGCAAAGGTGAGGTTTCAGCATAAATAATTTACTGCAGATTCTAACACTGTACATTAGTGGAAAGTGAGAacaagaggggaagagagggaatcGTCTGACTTTTCCCCGGAGAACATGAACTACGCCCATGAGCCCAGAAAGAGCTCCAGTGACAGGCAACGCCACGATTCCCtccaagtccagcttggtgaaccGGTGAGCTTACTGGGTTACTTACAAGAGGGGCCTGGGTGACAACAATCATCTGCATTACCCGGAAGTCCCTCCCTAGCACAGTAAGGGCCCCCAAAATCTGCGTCAATGGCAGCCACCTCATATCCTGTAGCATCCCCCAAGATCATACGCAGCTGGGGGGGGGGTAGGCGGGAGTAACGGTTGGAACTCCAGGCAAGAGGACCCCcgattctcccttttcttctactACAGAGTGTGAACCACTCTGGCACCATAACCAAAGACCTCGCTGTCACTGTGGCATGCCGTTCATTTTGTTGTCTCAACGGAGGCCAAGGTATAACGGACGCCGCCGTAGCAACGTGTCTGCACAATGAGCATGCGCAGGGCAGGAGGCAACGCCAGAGAGCGGGCGGCACGTAGGCTAGCACGTGAGGAGAGGGGGCGAGACAGGTCTTCTACGCTACctgagacagaaaggaaggagccATGCCAGGCCACCCCAGGGCTCCAGCCCTTCCCGTGGTTTCCATGGTGCTGTGCTGTGAGCAAGGTGCGGGCAGGTGAGAAGCTCTTCAGCTGCCAGGCTTGTGGGAGCTGCTAGCAGAGCGCAGGCACATCCTTGGCTGGGGAAGGCCTCTGGGAACGTGGCTCTTCACTGCAGCATCTtcagacaggaggggaggagggaggaggaggtctTGGCCTTGGAAGGCTGTTCTTCCTCAGTGGCATCCAGGAACTGCTGCATGTAACTGGAGGTGCCAAGCAGCATGTGACCTGTGGCCTGCATGCTGAAGAGGGCCCAGCGAAGCATTTCCCTGGGAGACAGGAGCCATTAGTTCAAACATAGAGGTACCCGTCTCTccaaatattttctccatttttcaaTGCTGGCCTGAAGCAGCTGGCTTCAGGATagcttactctctctctctctctctctctctctctctctctctctctctctctcactgttgcagccttggctatcctggacattacagaccaggctgccctcaaactcacagcaatctgcctgcctctacctctcccagtactggaattacaggcatgtgccagcatgcccagctctttttcttttcttttcttttttagacagagtctcacacTGTAGCTCAAGTTACCTAGGCATGCATTgagtagcccaagctggctttgaactcacaataaTCTTCcggcctcagcttcctgaatgctgttGCAACTATGTGCTATCACATAGACCTATTTTGGTTTGGCACCTTTTGAGGTAGAGTCTGGAAATACAGTCATAAAGtcaataatcctcctgccttggcctcttaAGTACTGGGTTTACAGACATTCCCCACCACTCCTTTTGAAGATCTAAGCATCATGGAAGTGGAATGATGGAAACACTTCCTAGTACAGACAGGAACTGGGACCAGGCTCATGGCTACCCTCCTGCACACAGTCCTACCTTTGCTCCTGTGCCAGCCTTTCGGGACCCTCTGCTTTTCCCTGTGCTTAACTCTAGTTCTCAAAACAAagcctcttcttttttctctttctttgttttgttttgtttttccaagacagggtttttctgtgtagttctggcgGTCCTGGGTTCCAGGACCACCAAaacaacacacagagaaaccctgacttgaaataccacacacacacacacacacacacaaaggaaacgGGAAGTGTAGTTGTGAGCAACTGACTGAACCCAAGTTTTCTGACAGCTGTTTACAGGTGCTGAGCGAGGGCCACTAGGGGGAAGTTTGTCTAAGAGCAATAAGGAGGAGAAAATACAAGAGAAATAAATGCTCCTGCCTAGTGTTGAACTTGTCTTCTCCAGGGCATAGAAATGGACAGTGAGTCATGGTGCATGTGGCTGCAACCACAGTGATCCGAGTTCTACCAAACCCACAGGGTGGAAAAAGAGAACTgcctcccaaaagctgtcctctgatggCCACATTCAGGCCATAAGGAAGCTCTGGGCCAGCAagctcagaaacacacacacacacacacacacacacacacttaatgtttttttgttgttgttgctttgttttggagttttgagacagggtttctctgtgtagccttggctgtcctggactcgctttgtagattaggatgttcttgaactcacagtgatccacctccctctgcctccctgagtgttgggattacaagtgtgtgccaccgcacccagtTTAATGTAATTTTTTCAAAGACAGAGATAACCTGTCTTCTTATGCTATGGCAGGGATGTACTCATACATATACCCATTaagcaaataaatgtttttttaaattaactagtATTAACCTTCATTCACGATGTGGATTTATGTTCTAGGTGGGTTCAAGGGGAGTAGAATACACTTAGAACCATAAGCAGCTCAcatttcaggggctggagagatggcttgatgTTAAAAAGtatggatattagccgtataatataggacagccatctacagacctaaagaagctaaactctAAGGAGGAGTCttatggaggatgcttaaatctccttcagaatggcaaacaggatagacaccagaagtggtgaaagagaggaaacaggatgggagtctattctagagggtcctctgaaaggattcaccacaggggatcgaagcagatgctgagactcagggccagagtgcagggagtcttatggaggaagacaggggtgggaatagagggacatggaagagaccaacaaaactaaaagatctgagcccaggggctcctgcagagactgatgcaccaacagaggaccatgcatggagaagacctagacatcctgctcagatgtggccaacaggcagctcagtctccgtgtggatctctgagtgaggggagcaggggctgcctctatcatgaactcagttgactcctctttgatcacttgatgcagccttgccaggccacggaggaagaggatccaagcagtcttgGTGAGACTTAACAATGAATGGGCAGAAGGCAATAGTGAAGAATTtcttctttcagtggactaggggaaggggatgggtgaaagagggagggagggggaggactgggaggaggtgagagagggggcttcaattggaatatataatgaataaattgtgaggaaaaaaattaaaaattaaacaacaacagcaacaaacatgTACTGCTATTGTAGAGGACTCAAGTTAGGTTCCGAGCATCCACGACaggaggctcacagctgcctgtgacaccagctccaggggaccagaCACCTGTGGCCTCGGCATGTATCTGGACCACATGCACAAACTCTCTTGCAGAcacatattagaaataaaatatttgctgggcagcggtggtgcgtgcctttaatcccagcactccggagggagaggcaggtggatctctgagttcaaggccagcctggtctacaaagtgagttccaggacatccagggctacataaaaacaccctgtctcaaaaaagtgtgtgtgtgtgtatgtgcgtgtgtgtgtgtgtgtgtgtgtgtgtgtgtgtgtgtctgtgtgtgtgtgtgtgtctgtgtatgtaggGGGCTGAGCTGAggtgatggctcagttggtaaaatgcttgcctttctaccatgaggacctgagagcccgtgaaaagctgggcatggttccctgtacctgtaaccccagctctcctGTTGTGATGGACACAGAGACAAGAGCCTTTCCTTAAGCTTTAAGGCCAGCAATCCTGGCCTATAcagcagaaaaaaacaacaataagacCCTTCCTCAAACAAAGCGGAGGAGGAGACCAGCACCTTAGGTTGTTCCCCGACTTCCAAATGCATACTGTAGCCCATGGCTGCCCACACTCACtcgcataacacacacacataaagatatAAAGACTGGCTGGGCATGAAGACCCAcccactcctttaatcctagcacccaggaggcaagagggcaggcagatctccgagttcaaggccggcctggtctacagagtgagtcccaggacagccagggctacacagagagaccctttcttgaaaaagacaaaaaaaaaaaaaaagaataaaagatataAATATTGAAAATACATAATTAGGGCTAGAAGCGTAATTTAGTGACATCGTGCTTGTTTAGCATGTAaaaagccctgggtttaatccccagctcTGAAGGTGCGTGTGTttaagcatgtatgtgtgtttctttttgtggaACTGGGGGGTTGGACACAGAGCTTTAGGGAATCACTCTACTACTGACCTATAGCCTCtgcttctttttactttttttttgagacatctcACCAAGttgcccaggttagccttgaactcactctgatTTGCCATCCTCCCGTCTCaacctcctgagtagctgggattataggcttgtgccatAAGGTCTGACTTTACATATAGATTTTAATGCAGTGCCTTCAAAGTTATTTCTCAGATCGGAGAAGCGAGGCTTTGAATATACCAACCAGTCTTCAAAAGGAACGAAAATCTGGCATAGTCTACAATTGAGTGAACCTTGGAAACAGAATTCTGTGGGAAAAGCCAGTCCTGAAAGGACAAACACTGTTTGATCCCATTTCTATGAGGTATCTAGGATAGATCAACAGAGGGACAGAAAGTAGAATAAAGGTTAGCGGGTCTCGGGAGAGGACTGAGAACTCTTATGTCCTGAGCACAGCGTCTGCTGTCTGCTGCCAAGCTTCTGGAAATGGAGACAATGCTTGCACAAGGCCAGTTACTTCATGCTGCTGGGTCAGACATTTAAAGTGGCCACATCAGAAAATTTTAGGATGTGCGGATTttagcacaatttttttttttttttttttgagacgaggtctcactgtgtagccctcccTGATCTGGAATTtgatatatagaccaggctagcctagaactcatagagattcatttgcctctgcctcctgaatgctgggattaaaagctatACCGCTTGGCCCTTAGAATCACTCAGCTGACCACAGCTTGACATTAccttttattctctgtgtgttttttaattttatttttatttttcaagaactATGGGAGGGTTGAACTGTACTGAAtgcagtgcccatagaggccagaagagggcatcagatccttggAGCTGCAGTAACATGGATGCGAGCCCTTGTGAGCTGGCTGACGTGGGAGCTgggcttagccatctctccactggtcttattttgttttgtttttgaggcaaggccTTATCTGGCTTATGTAGATCCTGATTCTCCATTCCCAAAGTACTCGGTTTATAGTTACCTGTTTAGTCACAAAAATGAGCTGTGGAAACAGCTCAGGACTTGAGTGTGTGCATTGCAGGTGTGAGAGCCTGGGCTCTATGCCCAGCACACAAAAGAAAGCTTCTTGGTCAGCTACTGTGGGAAATTTATTTTGGGGGGTGAAATAAATGTCCTTTATACCAGGCGCGGTAGCGCACACCTGTTAGGTGTaaccccagaggcagaggcaagccgatctctgtgagtttgaggccagccctggtttacaaagggagtccaggacagccaaggttacgcagagaaactgtcttgaaaaacaaacaaaaaatgaacttTGCTATACTAGAAAGTAACTTTAAAACTACCCCTCACGCCCCCTAGTGCAAATCAAGTCACTTAGATaatgcctgcacagatgtggctgtCTTAGCCCCAGCACCGACCCAGCTCCGAGGGAGTTCAGCTttgggcagacagacagacagacagacggacagccTCCCGTCCCTCCCACCCTGTCCCTGGCTTCACTCACTTCACTATGCGCTTGGCCCTGTAGCAGTGCAGGTCGTAGGAAAGCGAGTATGTGTCATAGAGGGTCGCCTTCACGTTCAGGCAGCCGATGAAGTCCTGAGGGTTCAGCTTGTACAGGTCGAAGGTGACCCGGGCCACGTCGATCTTCTTAGCCGGCTTCTGGGAAAGGGACAGCTGGGGTCTCTTCTTGCGctgcaagacaaaaaaaaaaaaaaaaaaaaaaaaaaaaacatgttagcTCCCTTCCAGGACCCCTCTCAAGCTCTCCACACGCACCCCTGCCCAGGGAGGCCGTCACCTGTTCTGATAGCGACTTCCACTTCTGCCCCTTCTGCAGGACCATGAACACGGTATCTCTCGCTAGGGCTTGGAAGTATTCTTCCGTCTCCACGATCGTGCCGTCTTCCTCCAGCACCAGGGAGAAGGGCTTGTCTTTAAGTCTCAGGATGTCCTGGGCCTGGAAAAGAAGGTTGGAGACATTTCTGCCGTCCCTCAGGAGCCGTTCATCAAAGCATCCATCCCTTCAATGGACTGCTACTGTGCGAGCCCCACCCAAGGACTGTGTCCTAGGACCAAGAAACAGTGTAGTCTAATAAAACAGAACGGGAGTCCCGTGTGTGGTTTTGTTCAGTGAGATATAAGTTACAGACCATCAGCTTCACTTTTTGAGGGGCAGGGGTGGTGGTTGAATCTAAGTCCTCACAAACACTGGGCAAACTCTGAATAGTATCTTTGAACTATATTCCCAGCTTCATTGTACTTTTAGTTTGGAGATAGAGTCTTACTAACTTGCTTaggtggcctggagctcaccacaCAGCATGTGTCAATTTCTCCTTTCTGTttagatcttcctgcctcagcctcccaagtaacCGGGCCAGTTAAGACTACCCAGCCGcggctggcttagaacttgctatgtagacgaggccggcctcaaactcttagagatacacctgcctctgtctcccaagtgctgggattaaaggcattcgtCACCATTACCTGGCcagtatttaaatttttatttttagttgtgtgtatgtgggtgggttTGGGCATCCAtattggatgccctggagctagagttaccaGTGACTGTGGGATGCccggtgtgggtgctggaaactgaacctgggtcccttaCCTGAGCAGGGCATGCCCTTGACTGCTGAGTAGTGACGTGTCCATCCCCAAACTGCACTATTTAAAAGAATACAGTTCAGTCAAGTATGATGGATGGTATACACCTATAATTCcaatactcagaaggcagagacagggggatttcggtgagcttgaggctagctgGTCTGTACAGAAAGatggaggccagccaggactgcatagcaagaccctgtctccagaaaaaaaaagtgggggggaggtggggaagacagaaaaaaagtttCCAATTCAATGTTGATTTGAAGACTGTATCTCTTGACTGGGTCTGGGGTAACTTGAACACTAACAGTCTGTTACTATTGTTTTATTCCATTAAAATAGGAATACCTAAATCTCTTTTGTATAAATAAAGGTAAATTTAAAGTATGGGCAGAATTATGTTTGCTTGGCATAGAATACATCTTAGATAACAGTTAAcactagaaaaaataaaaatcaaggttaaaaaaatagttaacagactgagaaaaataaaaacagttacacagagaagcccaaCTGTTCCTCCCTACTCCAAccatcaaattaaatgaaagaagagaaataaaaaaatgttatatttGTTTGTAAGCATAACTCtcttatcttctttctttctgtgtttgttcGTGGTTGAGATTTGtttcatattaattttttaaaaatcacctctctctctctctctctctctctctctctctctctctgtgtgtgtgtgtgtgtgtttgtttgtttaagcctGGCTGGGCAGAAACTCcttatgcagaccaggctgacctcaaactcacagttctCCTGCTTCTCCACGCACCACCATACTCAGCCTCGGTTTTAGTTTCTTTTGAGTCCTTTTCTTTATATAGCTCAGAGTATGGCGGAACAcatttgtgtagcccaggctggcctcaaacttgagataCTCCTATCCAAGTCTCCCAAATCCTGGACTCCCgggcatgagccactatgcctggctcagtTTGTCCAAGGTAAGAGGTCCTGGGGAAGGGAACGAAGAGCCTTTTCATCAAGAAAATACCATCCATCCACTGTTAGTGTGTAAGGTGCCaatgtcctgctctccctctgTCATTTGACCATGTCGCTTATCCATCACACACACAGCTCTCCCGACAGGTTACACCCTTCAGTGCTGACACCAGAAAGGAACCTTTCACCACTTAGGaaaacaagacacacacacacacacacacacacacacagagagagagagagagagagagagagagagagagagagagagagagaatgagagaagcaACTGGCAGGGTCAACTCTCAGCCAAGGCCTGGAGAGAGCCCCTGCAGGGCTGGGTTCAGGCCGACCCCTTACCTTGCTCAGGAGGTCCTCAAGGCTGTAGGCTATGATGCCTTTGCGAACCTTCCGATCTGCCGTGCTGACGCGGCAGGGCTTTGCCCTGGGGGCCTCCCGGCTGGGCTTAGACACCAGCCGTTGGGTCACCACTGCAGTGCTCACTGCCACATGCCTGGGGACATCAGTTTGAACATCAGAGGACCTGCCTGCTACCACCAGGTCTGCCCACTCCTGCCTGCCGAGCTCACACCTTACCCTTCCTTCCAACCAGTCATAGCCACTCAAATCCCATCAGAGGACGTGTCTCCAATTCGGATGGGCAGGAAATTCAGCTGGGATCGTGCTTAAAGCAGACTCACTTCAGTGGCTCTGAGTGGAGCCTAAGGGACTGTTTGCCTAGCAAGTCCCCAAGCCACATCAGTGTGGCTGCTTCTTGGACCAGCCACATTCCCCTGTGGACTACTCTACTCTTGTGGCCTTGTTAAccttgctcttcctctctctctctctctctctctctctctctctctctctctcgcttcttcttcttctcgctccttcttttctctctccctccttctcgcttcttcttctctctccttctcgctccttctctgtctgtctgtctgtctgtctgtctctctctccctctctctgtctctctctcttttttataattcctaacagagtgaaatgggggaggggagggcagccgGTTAGAGTATTTTTGGACTCTGAGGTACAACAGGGTAGAAAGATAAGAGTAGAGAGAACATGAGTCTGGGATTTTTCCCAGACTCAAAGTTTGTCTCTGCTACAGATCTGCTAGTTGACAGAATACTCAACttgtgactcagtttccccatctactGCCTTGGTGTAATAGCCTCCGCTTCCCGGAGTAGGTGTGAGGCAACTGGGAGGTCAGGAGTTCAGAGCCCAGCCCTCTCTACGCCAGATGCAATGGGAACTATGACGGGGGCAGAAAGTGAAGGGGGACTTGTCTAGACTGCAAGCTCTTGGGTGCTACTGTGGGCATCCTGAATCAGTTCTGTGGGAGCTTGTTGTaggattttgtttgcttgcttgctttaatGGATTCTTCACTTGCTCCAGAGGATCTTACTATGTGGCTCTGGtcgacctggaacttgctatgcagaccagaccgtctcaaactcaccaagatccactcgcctctgccccccaagtgtcAGGATTCAAATGTGTGCcatcataatcccagcactctgggaggcaggggcaggtggatctttgtagtttgaggtcagcctggtctacaaggtgagtccacgacagccaagggaacccagagaaaccatgtcttgaaataaaccaaaatccaaaccaaaccaaccaaccaaacaaaaaaaaaaaaaaaaaaaaaaaaaaaaaaaaaaaaccaaagtatgtgccactatgcctggccatATCTGTGCTTCAACTAGACCcccacatgacttttttttttttttttttttaatgaaataggGTAGCCTACTGGCTGATCAGGAACTCACTGTGTCGactatagaccaagctgacctagAAGTCACAACGATCTGTCTGCAtctaactcctgagtgctgggtttaaaagcatgtaccactacAGCCTGCCCCTACATGGATTTTATACCCATTAAACTTTGAGAAGTTCTAAGGGATGGTTCCCCTGGCTCCCCCTTCCCTTCTATCCCTGGCTCCTCTCACCTGGACAGAGACTTGGGGTAGAGAAGGCTGAGAGACTTCATGGCATAGTCCATCCTTGTCAGTTGGATCGTGTTGGACCTGGAACAGAGAGGCAGAAACTTACCAAGTTATCTTGGGAAGGGAGGGGTCCCTCTCTTTCTTTGACCCAATGCATCCCAACCCCCACACAGCAGCCCTCTGCCCCGGTCTCTCATCCGACCATCCCTTTCCACAGCAACTACGACTGAGCCACAGCCTATCACCCCCATCTACTCCACAGCTGCTCCCTGTCCCGGCGCCACTCACTCCATGTTCCTCTGACCCAAGCTCTGGTCACACTGAGCAGAGAAAAGGACAAGTCAGGGCTGAGGAGGCCTTCACCGATTTGTTCCTGCCCCTGGGGGCAGAGTCCACTTTACGCTGGCAGGAGGTGAGTCACATACCACCTCGTGCTGTAGGAGACCTGAAAGTCACCTACAGTCCAGAAACTCCACAGGCAGCCAGGCCGTGGGGCCTGCTCTATCTACCCCATGGGTCCTTGAGCAATAGAACCCTCCTGGGGCTGAGCACCGGCCAGGAGAAGGAGAACTTTCTTGTTAAAGACAGTCTAGGTTTGTGCTCTCCAATACCACAGCTGCTACCCACCCTGAGCCTGTGGCAGCACGACTAACGGACGAAGGAGCTGCCTCCGCGCTTCTGTTGAGACTTATCTAATTTACATAACCACTGTGGCGTGTGACACAAGGTACCTGTGTTGGGCCTCACAGCTCTGTCTGGATAGTACTGGCCTCATATGCCTCTGTTTTTCCTCCTATATTGCTGTTCTCTGGTTCTTGTCTGCTGGGCTGCAAGCCCCTGCCCAGGGCAGTCTTTTCTACCCATGATGCTTGTCCCAAACTCAGAACTCACCCCAGCTTCCCTGCTGCTCCCTTAGGAAAGCCTTTTCTGAGGATCCACAG
This genomic interval carries:
- the Cidec gene encoding lipid transferase CIDEC isoform X2 gives rise to the protein MDYAMKSLSLLYPKSLSRHVAVSTAVVTQRLVSKPSREAPRAKPCRVSTADRKVRKGIIAYSLEDLLSKAQDILRLKDKPFSLVLEEDGTIVETEEYFQALARDTVFMVLQKGQKWKSLSEQRKKRPQLSLSQKPAKKIDVARVTFDLYKLNPQDFIGCLNVKATLYDTYSLSYDLHCYRAKRIVKEMLRWALFSMQATGHMLLGTSSYMQQFLDATEEEQPSKAKTSSSLLPSCLKMLQ
- the Cidec gene encoding lipid transferase CIDEC isoform X1; this translates as MESNTIQLTRMDYAMKSLSLLYPKSLSRHVAVSTAVVTQRLVSKPSREAPRAKPCRVSTADRKVRKGIIAYSLEDLLSKAQDILRLKDKPFSLVLEEDGTIVETEEYFQALARDTVFMVLQKGQKWKSLSEQRKKRPQLSLSQKPAKKIDVARVTFDLYKLNPQDFIGCLNVKATLYDTYSLSYDLHCYRAKRIVKEMLRWALFSMQATGHMLLGTSSYMQQFLDATEEEQPSKAKTSSSLLPSCLKMLQ